In a single window of the Alosa sapidissima isolate fAloSap1 chromosome 18, fAloSap1.pri, whole genome shotgun sequence genome:
- the kirrel1a gene encoding kin of IRRE-like protein 1a, translating into MLPSSLSAPPPPPLSLPSSLCIPRSEIVPVGIIAGGTVCGIILVLLLSMALVLFLYRQRKGSRRGVTLGKPDIKVETINKETHSLEEDSASVSTATRMVKAMYSPFKDDIDLKQELRSDTLDTRQDYELKDPTNGYYNVRASTHDEGRPASRSMHYSDYRSSTTAGGAATVSVSASSAGGGVVSGGASGGGGGGGTPGSLAPGSRGGGCYDPRPPSRLSHNSYAQFNTFGRAGQSQQGGASAGPSPGDFPPDCSLLDSSPQLAYDNYAYPSHYPSYRMGFAPPSLAPLEGGPAYEMYGVGPSVGSAAGGSGAGVPGAGSETGLGKYGSSTRFSYTSQHSDYSHRHTQRMQTHV; encoded by the exons ATGttgccctcatctctctctgcccccccccccccccctctctctctcccgtcttCTCTCTGCATCCCTCGTTCAGAGATCGTGCCGGTGGGCATCATCGCGGGAGGGACGGTGTGCGGCATCATCCTGGTGCTGCTGCTCTCTATGGCCCTGGTGCTCTTCCTGTACCGCCAGAGGAAAGgca GTCGTCGTGGGGTCACCCTGGGCAAGCCTGACATCAAGGTCGAGACCATCAACAAGGAGACGCACAGTCTGGAGGAGGACTCCGCCAGCGTTTCCACGGCAACGCGCATGGTCAAGGCCATGTACTCT CCCTTTAAGGACGACATCGACCTCAAGCAAGAGCTACGCAGCGACACACTCGATACGCGTCAGGATTACGAGCTCaag GACCCCACTAATGGCTACTATAACGTCCGTGCCTCCACCCATGACGAGGGCCGGCCCGCCTCTCGCTCCATGCACTACTCCGACTACCGCTCCTCCACGACAGCAGGGGGCGCCGCTACGGTCAGCGTGAGCGCCAGCTCGGCCGGGGGCGGTGTTGTGTCCGGCGGTGCCAGCGGAGGGGGTGGCGGTGGGGGCACGCCGGGTAGCCTGGCGCCCGGTTCACGAGGCGGGGGCTGTTACGACCCCCGACCGCCCTCGCGTCTCTCCCACAACAGCTACGCGCAGTTCAACACCTTCGGCAGGGCGGGGCAGAGCCAGCAGGGCGGCGCTAGCGCGGGACCCTCGCCTGGAGACTTCCCGCCCGACTGCAGCCTGCTGGACTCTTCCCCGCAGCTGGCCTACGACAACTACGCCTACCCCTCGCACTACCCGTCCTATAGGATGGGCTTCGCTCCGCCCAGCCTGGCTCCGCTGGAGGGCGGCCCGGCCTATGAGATGTACGGGGTGGGGCCGTCTGTCGGGAGCGCGGCGGGGGGAAGCGGGGCCGGAGTGCCAGGAGCGGGCTCAGAGACGGGCCTGGGGAAGTACGGCAGCTCCACGCGGTTCTCGTACACCTCGCAGCATTCCGactactcacacagacacacacagaggatgcaaACACACGTGTGa